Part of the Micromonospora inyonensis genome, CTGTTGCAGCAACGCGTTGAGGTTGCCCGCGCCGGCCGGTCCCCGGTGCATCGGGGTGAGCACCTGGATGTCGCGGGGATGCAGACCGAAGCGGCGGGGAATCCGCCGGGCGACGATCTCCACCACCTGCTCGGCGGTCGCCTCCGGCTCGTCGCTGGGGAAGAGGAAGAAGTCCGGGTACCCCTCGAACGCCGGGGGCTGGCCCGCGTTGATCCGGTGCGCGTTGACCACCACGCCGGACTCCTGCGCCTGCCGGAAGATCCGGGTCAGCCGGACCCGGGGGACGGTCGCGGCGGCCAGGACGTCGCGCAGCACCTCGCCCGCGCCCACCGAGGGCAACTGGTCGACGTCGCCGACCAGTAGCAGGTGCGCCCCCGGCGGTACCGCCTTGACCAGCTTGTTGGCCAGGATCAGGTCGAGCATCGACGCCTCGTCCACCACCACCAGGTCGGCGTCGAGCGGGTTGTCCCGGTCGTGGGCGGCGTCCCCGCCCGGCCGCAGTTGGAGCAGCCGGTGCACGGTGGTCGCCGGCTGCCCGGTCAGCTCGGTCAGCCGCTTCGCGGCGCGCCCGGTCGGCGCGGCCAACACGATCTTCGCCTGCTTCGCGGTGGCCAGCTCGATCACCGACCGGACGGTGAACGACTTGCCGCACCCCGGGCCGCCGGTGAGCACGGCGACCTTCGAGGTGAGCGCGAGTCGTACCGCCTGCTCCTGCTCGGGAGCCAGCTCCGCCCCGGTCCGGGCCCGCAGCCAGGCCAGCGCGCGGCCCCAGTCCACGCCCGCGAAGACCGGCATCCGGTCGGCCGGCTCGCGCAGCAGCCGGACCAGGCTCGCCGCGAGCGCCGACTCGGCCCGGTGGAACGGCACCAGGTACACCGCCGGGATGGTGCCGCCGTCGCCGCTCGGGTTCGGCACCGGCTCCCGCACCACCCCCTCGTCCGAGGCCAGCGTGGTCAGGCACTCGGCGACCAGCGGCGCCGGCACCCCCAGGATCGCGGCGGCGTCGGCGAGCAGGTTCGGTTCCGGCAGGTAGCAGTGCCCGTTGTCGGCGGCCTCGGAGAGGGTGTACCGGATGCCCGCCTGCACCCGCTGCGGACTGTCGTGCGGGATGCCCACCGCCTGGGCGATGCTGTCGGCCGTCCGGAAGCCGATGCCCCACACGTCGGCGGCCAGCCGGTACGGCTCGTTGCGCACCACCGAGATCGCGTTGTCGCCGTACTCCTTGTAGATGCGCACGGCGTGCGAGGTGGTGACGCCGACGCCCTGGAGGAAGACCATCACCTCCTTGATGGCCTTCTGCTCCTGCCAGGCCGTGCCGATCGCCGCGGTGCGCTTGCGGCCGAGGCCGTGGACCTCGATCAGCCGGCCCGGCTCGTTCTCGATGACGTCCAGGGTCTGGGCACCGAACGCCGCGACGATCCGGGCGGCCATCTTCGGCCCGATCCCCTTGATCAGCCCCGAGCCGAGGTAGCGCTCGATGCCCTGCACCGTGGCGGGCAGCACGCTGGTGCAGCTGTGCACCTCGAACTGGCGGCCGTACTTCGGGTGCGATCCCCAGCGGCCGACCATCCGCAGCCGCTCCCCGGGCTGCACGCCGGGCAGGGCTCCGACCACGGTGAGCAGGTCGGTGCCGGAACGGTCGGTGGCGACCCGGGCGATCGTGTACCCGGTCTCCTCGTTGACGTACGTGATCCGCTCCAGCACCGCCTCCAGCGTCGCGCCCCGGGCGGGGGCGGCGGGGGCGGCCGGGGCGGCCGGGGTGGGCGGTACGGCGGTCATCGCAGACGATGATGGCAGACCCGTCCGACACACCGGTGGGCACGGCGCGCCGTCCGCGTCCGCCGTCGCGGAGCCGACCCCGGCAGGTGTGTCCGCCGCCGGGGCTCAGCGACGGCTGAGCAGGGAGGTGACCCGCATCCGCTCGCTGTGGATCCACACGTCGGAGTACTCGATCGCACGGCCGTCGTGGAGGTAGGTGATCTGCTCCAGGTACAGCAGCGGGAAACCCTCGGCCACGCCGAGCGCGGTGGCGATCCGGTCGGTGGCGGCGGTCGCGGTGAACGTCCGCCGACCGGTGGTGATCTTCAACCCGTACTCGTTCTCGAGCAGGCCGAACAGGGAGCGGTCGGCCAGGTCCGCCTGCTCCAGTCCGGGCGTCAGGTCGGTACGGACGTAGTTGACCAGCCAGGCCACCGGCCCGGTGGAGGCGGAACGGAGCCGTTCCAGGCGCAGCACCGACTGGCCGGGACTCAGGTCGAGCAGGGTGGCCAGCGGTGGCGGGGCGGCCATCACCCGCTGGGAGACCACCTCGGTGGTGTACGGGACACCCTGCCGGGCGAAGTCCTCGGAGAGGGTGGTCAGCTTCTGCGCGATGGACGGCTCGATCGTGGTGGACGTGACGAACGTGCCCCGCCCGCGTACCTGCACCAGCAGGCCGTCGCGGATCAGGGTCGCCAGCGCCCGGCGTAGCGTGCCACGCGAGATGCCCAGGTCGGCGGCGAGTTCCGGCTCGCTGCGCAGCCGGTAGTGCGGTGGCCACTCGGCCGACAGGATCTTCGCCCGGATCTGCTCGGACACCTGCGCGTGCAGCGGGGCCGGCGCGTCCCGGTCGAGTTGCTCGGTCACCCCGTCGGGGTGTGGTCGGTCGGACATGGCACCTTCCGTGGGGGCCGTCGCCCCCCGACCGGCGCCGGCCACCGGCCGGGCACGCGTGTCGAGGGGCGACAGACGGTCAGTAGCTCGTCGTGTGTTCGGTGACGTTGTCAGTGACGATAGCCACCCCGGCGCTGGTGCCGAGCAGCACCGCCCCCGCGCGCAGCAGGGACAGCGCCTGCGCGAAGGACTTGATGCTGCCCGACGCCTTGACCTGTACGCCTTCCGGGGCGCGGGCCACCAGGTAGGCGATGCTGTCCGGGTTGGCGACCTCGACCTGGCCGCTGCTGGCGTTCTTCAGGAACGCCGCACCGGCCTCGATGGACAGTGCCACGGCGGCCTCCCGCTCGTCGGGGGTGAGCAGCGGCAGTTCGAGCATCACCTTGACCGGTACGCCGGACGCCTTCACCACACCGGCGATGTCGTCGCGGAAGGCGTCGTACCGGCCGCTCTTGAGCCAGCCGATCTGCACGCCGATGTCGATCTGGGTGGCGCCGGCCCGGACCAGGCTCTCCGCCTCGGCGGCCTTGCCGGCGCTGGTGGTCACCCCCACGGTCGGGAAGTCCAGGGCCGAGGCGACCTCGACGCCCGTGCCGCGCAGCACCTCGGCCACCTCGGCGACCCAGGAGCCGGGCACCATCGCGGCGTTGAAGCCGTACCGGGCGGTCTCCTCGGCGTGGGCGACGATCCGGTCGTGGGTGACACCGACGTCGATCAGCGTGTGCTGGATGTGGGGAGCCAACGTCGCGGGGGTCAGGTCGACGTCGGTCAGGAAGGCAGTGCTCACGGTTCTCTCCAAATCGGGTTACGTCGCGGCGGTGCCGCTACATCCGGTCCCGGTAGTAGTCGGGGACGATCACGCCGGGCTCGTCGAACCAGCGCGGCACGTCCACGCCGCAGACCAGACCGACGTTGCCCCACGGGTTGAACGCGCCGGTCCGGACGATCGCCTTGGCCTGGTGGGCCAGTTCGCCGAGCATCTCGGCGTGCGGGCGGGTGGTCAGCGGTACGCCCGGGAAGCGCTGCCCCAGCCACTGCGCCAGCGGCGTGTTGTGCGTGGTGACGTCCTCGGCGACCACCACGCCCTCGACGATGATCTCGTCGGCGACGAGCGCCAGCACGGTGGTCAGGTCGGGCAGGTCCTCCGCGACGGCCAGGTCGACGCGGTGGGCCGTACGCGGGATGGGGAACCCGGCGTCGACGACGAGCAGCAGGTCGGTGTGGCCGAGCGTGGCGAGCACCCCGGACAGCTCCGCGTGGAGCAGACCTCGGCGTTTCATGTGTTCTCCTTCAAGGTGTGGGCGCCGGTGGCCAGGGCCATCACCGACTCCTCGGTGGCGTCGGCCGCGTCGAGCACACCGACCAGGCGGCCGGCGGCCATGACGGCGATCCGGTCGCTGACGGTGAGCAGTTCGGGCAGGTCCGACGAGGAGACGACGATGGACACACCGGCGCCGGTGAGGCTGCGGAACAGCCGGTAGATCTCCGCCTTCGCGCCGACGTCGACGCCACGGGTGGGTTCGTCGAGCAGCATCAGCCGGGGCTCGATCGACAGCCAGCGGGCCAGCAGGGCCTTCTGCTGGTTGCCGCCGGAGAGCTGGGTGATGCCCTGGGCGGTGGTGGCGGTCTTCACCGTCAGCTCGCGGGCGCGGTCCTCGGCGTCGCGCCGCAGGGCCCGCCGCCGCAGCACCCCGAACCGTTGCCGCCGGCCCAGGGTCAGCACGGTGACGTTGTCGGCGACGCTCATCGTCGGCAGGATGCCCTGCTGCCGGCGTTCCCCGGGCAGGTAGGCGATCCGGGCGCGGATGGCGTCGCGCGGCGACCGGGCGGTGAACCGTTCCCCGTCGAGGGCCAGTTCGCCGCCGCGCACCGGGTCGGCGCCGAAGACACCGCGCAGCAGCTCGATCCGGCCGCTGTCGGGCAGGCCGGCCACGCCGACCACCTCACCCGGGGCGACGTCGAGGTCGACGTCGGTGAAGCCGGTGCCGGAGACGCCGCGCAGGCACAGCCGGGGTGTGGCCGTGGCCGCCGGTGGGGGAGTGTCGTGCCGGGCGAACTCGGCGGCGAGTTCCCGTCCGACCATCGCCGCGACCACCTGGTCCGGGGTGACCTGTGCGGTGGGCCAGTGCCCGACGTGTCGACCGTCACGCAGCACGTGGATGTGCTGGGACAGGGCGAAGACCTCGGGCATCCGGTGCGAGACGTAGAGCAGCGTGACGCCGTCGGCCTGCAACGAGCGGATCACCCCGAAGAGTCGATCGGACTCCGCCGGGGACAGGATCGAGGTCGGCTCGTCGAGGATGACCACCCGGGCCCGGCGGGCCAGCGAGCGGGCGATGACGACCAGCTGCTGGGACGCCGCGTCGAGGTGTCGTACGGCGCGACGCGGGTCGACCCGCAGGCCGAGCCGGTCCAGCAGGTGTGCGGCCTGCTCCTCCATCCGGCGGCGGTGCGGGAAGGGCCGGGAGCCGGGTTCGGCACCGAGCAGGATGTTCTCCGCGACGGTGCGGTCCTGGGCGAGGGAGAGTTCCTGCGGCACCAGCGCGACCTGGTGCCGGCTGAGCAGGGTGGCCGGGTGGAAGCGCCGGACCTCCTCGCCGGCTACCCGTACGGTGCCGGTGGTGGGCGTGTCCAGCCCGGCCAGGATCTTCATCAGCGTCGACTTGCCGGCGCCGTTCTCCCCCATGACGGCGGTGAGACTGCCGGCGGGGACGCTCAGGCTGACGTCCTGCAACGCGCGGACGGCGCCGAAGTGCTTCGACAGGCCGGACACCTCGACGGCGGCCGTGGCGGGGGCGAGGATCGTGGCCGGGCTGGTCATCGGCTCAGCCCTCCATCGGCACGGTGGCGACGTTGTCGCGGGTGACCACGAGCGCGCCCGTGTCCACGTCCTTGATCTCGGTGCCGTTCTTCAGGTAGTCGGCGAGCAGCTTGACCGCCTGGTAGCCCTGCTCGGCCGGCCCCTGGCTGATGGTCAGGTCGACCACGCCGCCCTTGAGGTAGTCGACGGTCTGCGGCTGCACGTCGAAGCCCACCGAGTGGATCTTCCCGGCCTTGCCGGACTGCTGGAGCCACTTGGCCCCGGCGGTGAAGCTGCAGCAGTCGAGGGAGACCAGAGCGACCGCGTCACCCTGCGCGGCCATCGTCGACTCGATGGTGTTGTACGCCGCGCTCGGCTCGTTGCCGGTGTTCACCGGGCCGACGATCTGGAGGCCGGAGTCCTTCAGGCCGGTCTGCAAGCCGGTGAAGCGGTCGTTGGACCAGCCGGCGCCGGAGTCGACCGACACCACCACGACCTTGCCCTTCTTGCCCTTCAGCACGCCGAGCAGCTCCTTGGCGAGCGACTCGCCGGAGGCGACGAGGTCCTGCCCGACGAAGCCCATCTGCTTGGACTCCGGGTTGTTCGTGTTGAACGAGATGATCGGGATGCCCGCGTCGTACGCCTGCGCGATGACCGGCTTCAGCGCGTCGTTGCTGGCCGAGGAGACCGCCAGGCCGTGGATCTGCTTCTGGTTGATCAGCGTCTGCAACTCGGCGACCTGGTCGGCGGCGTTGCCGCCGGTCGGGCCGATCATCTGCGCCTCGACGCCGAGTTCCTTCGCGCCACGCTCCATGCCCTGCCGGATCGGGACGGCGAAGGCCAGCGACGGGTCGTGGTAGCTGAGCCGGATCTTCAGCGGTTGTCCCTTGTCGACGGCGTCCTTGATGTAGTCGGCGAGCTGGAAGCCGCCGCTGTCGCCGCTGGAGGAGGTGCTGGCCGGGGTGACGGCGCCGCAGGCGCTGGCCAGCAGTGTGAGGCCGAGGGTGGCGGCGACCGCGATGCGGCGCCGGAGGGTGGGCTTCATCGGGGGGTGCTCCTTGGGTGTGGGGATGGGGGTGTGGTGCGGGTCGGGGCGGTCAGCGCCGCCCGGAGCGTCGGCGTAGCCAGGTGTCGGCGGCCACGGCCAGGATGATCACCGCGCCGGTCGCCACGGTCTGCCAGAACGAGGAGATGCCGCGCAGGTTCAGGATGTTCTGCAGGACGCCGATGAAGGCGACGCCGATGACGGTGCCGAGCATGGTGCCGGAGCCGCCGAACAGGGCCGCCCCACCGATGATCACGGCGGAGATGGCGGTCAGTTCCATGCCGGTGCCGGTGACGCCCTGCACGTAGGACAGGAAGGAGAGGCCGAGCACGCCGGCCAGGCCGGCGAGCGTTCCGGAGAGCGTGAACGCGGCGACCTTGACCCGGCCGGTGTTGATCCCGCACAGCCGGGCGGCCTCGGCGCTGCCGCCCACGGCGTAGGTGTTGAAGCCGTAGCGGGAACGGGACAGCACGACCATGCCGAGGACGGCGACGAGCGCGAAGATGACCAGC contains:
- a CDS encoding GntR family transcriptional regulator encodes the protein MSDRPHPDGVTEQLDRDAPAPLHAQVSEQIRAKILSAEWPPHYRLRSEPELAADLGISRGTLRRALATLIRDGLLVQVRGRGTFVTSTTIEPSIAQKLTTLSEDFARQGVPYTTEVVSQRVMAAPPPLATLLDLSPGQSVLRLERLRSASTGPVAWLVNYVRTDLTPGLEQADLADRSLFGLLENEYGLKITTGRRTFTATAATDRIATALGVAEGFPLLYLEQITYLHDGRAIEYSDVWIHSERMRVTSLLSRR
- the recD2 gene encoding SF1B family DNA helicase RecD2 — its product is MTAVPPTPAAPAAPAAPARGATLEAVLERITYVNEETGYTIARVATDRSGTDLLTVVGALPGVQPGERLRMVGRWGSHPKYGRQFEVHSCTSVLPATVQGIERYLGSGLIKGIGPKMAARIVAAFGAQTLDVIENEPGRLIEVHGLGRKRTAAIGTAWQEQKAIKEVMVFLQGVGVTTSHAVRIYKEYGDNAISVVRNEPYRLAADVWGIGFRTADSIAQAVGIPHDSPQRVQAGIRYTLSEAADNGHCYLPEPNLLADAAAILGVPAPLVAECLTTLASDEGVVREPVPNPSGDGGTIPAVYLVPFHRAESALAASLVRLLREPADRMPVFAGVDWGRALAWLRARTGAELAPEQEQAVRLALTSKVAVLTGGPGCGKSFTVRSVIELATAKQAKIVLAAPTGRAAKRLTELTGQPATTVHRLLQLRPGGDAAHDRDNPLDADLVVVDEASMLDLILANKLVKAVPPGAHLLLVGDVDQLPSVGAGEVLRDVLAAATVPRVRLTRIFRQAQESGVVVNAHRINAGQPPAFEGYPDFFLFPSDEPEATAEQVVEIVARRIPRRFGLHPRDIQVLTPMHRGPAGAGNLNALLQQALAPHRDGAPERRHGSRVFRVGDKVIQIRNNYEKGAAGVFNGTVGMVTAIDPDEQTLTVRTDEDEDVGYDFHELDELQHAYAITVHRSQGSEYPAVVVPVTMGSYMMLQRNLLYTAVTRARKLVVLAGSRRALAIAVRTAGTGRRHTALTHRITGQLPWPRS
- the deoC gene encoding deoxyribose-phosphate aldolase; this encodes MSTAFLTDVDLTPATLAPHIQHTLIDVGVTHDRIVAHAEETARYGFNAAMVPGSWVAEVAEVLRGTGVEVASALDFPTVGVTTSAGKAAEAESLVRAGATQIDIGVQIGWLKSGRYDAFRDDIAGVVKASGVPVKVMLELPLLTPDEREAAVALSIEAGAAFLKNASSGQVEVANPDSIAYLVARAPEGVQVKASGSIKSFAQALSLLRAGAVLLGTSAGVAIVTDNVTEHTTSY
- the rbsD gene encoding D-ribose pyranase, producing the protein MKRRGLLHAELSGVLATLGHTDLLLVVDAGFPIPRTAHRVDLAVAEDLPDLTTVLALVADEIIVEGVVVAEDVTTHNTPLAQWLGQRFPGVPLTTRPHAEMLGELAHQAKAIVRTGAFNPWGNVGLVCGVDVPRWFDEPGVIVPDYYRDRM
- a CDS encoding substrate-binding domain-containing protein, with translation MKPTLRRRIAVAATLGLTLLASACGAVTPASTSSSGDSGGFQLADYIKDAVDKGQPLKIRLSYHDPSLAFAVPIRQGMERGAKELGVEAQMIGPTGGNAADQVAELQTLINQKQIHGLAVSSASNDALKPVIAQAYDAGIPIISFNTNNPESKQMGFVGQDLVASGESLAKELLGVLKGKKGKVVVVSVDSGAGWSNDRFTGLQTGLKDSGLQIVGPVNTGNEPSAAYNTIESTMAAQGDAVALVSLDCCSFTAGAKWLQQSGKAGKIHSVGFDVQPQTVDYLKGGVVDLTISQGPAEQGYQAVKLLADYLKNGTEIKDVDTGALVVTRDNVATVPMEG
- a CDS encoding sugar ABC transporter ATP-binding protein encodes the protein MTSPATILAPATAAVEVSGLSKHFGAVRALQDVSLSVPAGSLTAVMGENGAGKSTLMKILAGLDTPTTGTVRVAGEEVRRFHPATLLSRHQVALVPQELSLAQDRTVAENILLGAEPGSRPFPHRRRMEEQAAHLLDRLGLRVDPRRAVRHLDAASQQLVVIARSLARRARVVILDEPTSILSPAESDRLFGVIRSLQADGVTLLYVSHRMPEVFALSQHIHVLRDGRHVGHWPTAQVTPDQVVAAMVGRELAAEFARHDTPPPAATATPRLCLRGVSGTGFTDVDLDVAPGEVVGVAGLPDSGRIELLRGVFGADPVRGGELALDGERFTARSPRDAIRARIAYLPGERRQQGILPTMSVADNVTVLTLGRRQRFGVLRRRALRRDAEDRARELTVKTATTAQGITQLSGGNQQKALLARWLSIEPRLMLLDEPTRGVDVGAKAEIYRLFRSLTGAGVSIVVSSSDLPELLTVSDRIAVMAAGRLVGVLDAADATEESVMALATGAHTLKENT